In Hoeflea ulvae, one genomic interval encodes:
- the pstC gene encoding phosphate ABC transporter permease subunit PstC → MTSSVLVLIVLGLAIIAYFAGRQRALSLAKRDGAKLHSLPVYYGQSVALFLAVPALFLLGAWLFLQPVLIESSISGKIPDSAIPDGGAKSLVMVDVRRIAGGLSDLVTQGELSEDDLTLMRADATDIRARLATVGVALGSDVSPAVFEVAKEYRDIELTADLVRNTAVLVVALGFGYWAWARIQPKLRARNISETFVKALLMGSSLVAILTTVGIVGSLLFESISFFKMYPAEDFFLSTTWNPQFRGGSDLGFLPLLWGTLYVSFIALVFAVPIGLMIAIYLAEYAGPSLRSFAKPAIEVLAGIPTIVYGLFALITVGPFLRDWISQPLGLGTSSSSVMTAGLVMGIMLIPFISSLSDDIINAVPQAMRDGSYGLGATKSETIKQVILPAALPGIVGAFLLAASRAIGETMIVVMGAGASARLDLNPFEAMTTITVKIVSQLTGDTEFASPETLVAFALGLTLFVFTLCLNILALYIVRTYREQYE, encoded by the coding sequence ATGACATCCAGTGTTCTCGTTCTCATCGTGCTCGGATTGGCGATCATCGCCTATTTTGCCGGCCGGCAGCGCGCGCTGAGCCTGGCCAAACGCGATGGCGCGAAGCTCCATTCGCTGCCCGTCTATTACGGCCAGTCTGTCGCCCTGTTTCTGGCCGTGCCCGCGCTTTTCCTGCTCGGCGCATGGTTGTTCTTGCAGCCGGTTCTCATCGAAAGCAGCATCAGCGGCAAGATTCCCGACAGCGCCATCCCCGATGGCGGCGCCAAGAGCCTGGTCATGGTCGATGTGCGCCGCATCGCCGGCGGCCTGAGCGATCTCGTGACCCAGGGCGAATTGTCGGAAGACGATCTCACTTTGATGCGCGCCGATGCCACCGATATTCGCGCACGTCTCGCCACCGTCGGCGTGGCGCTGGGCTCCGATGTCTCGCCGGCCGTCTTTGAAGTGGCCAAGGAGTATCGCGACATCGAGCTCACCGCCGATTTGGTGCGCAACACTGCGGTTCTGGTCGTGGCGCTCGGCTTTGGCTACTGGGCCTGGGCCCGGATCCAGCCGAAATTGCGGGCACGCAATATCAGCGAGACCTTCGTCAAGGCGCTGCTGATGGGCTCATCGCTGGTCGCCATCCTGACCACGGTCGGCATCGTTGGCTCGCTGCTGTTTGAATCCATCTCGTTTTTCAAAATGTATCCGGCCGAGGATTTCTTCTTGTCGACGACCTGGAACCCGCAGTTCCGCGGCGGGTCAGACCTTGGCTTCCTGCCGCTGCTCTGGGGCACGCTCTATGTCTCGTTTATCGCCCTGGTGTTTGCTGTTCCGATCGGCCTGATGATCGCGATCTACCTGGCCGAATATGCCGGCCCTTCGCTGCGCAGTTTCGCCAAGCCCGCCATCGAGGTGCTGGCCGGGATCCCCACCATCGTGTACGGCCTGTTTGCGCTGATCACGGTGGGACCGTTCCTGCGTGACTGGATATCCCAGCCGCTGGGCCTGGGGACCTCGTCCTCGTCGGTGATGACGGCCGGTCTGGTGATGGGCATCATGCTGATTCCGTTCATCTCGTCGCTATCGGACGACATCATCAACGCCGTGCCGCAGGCGATGCGCGACGGCTCCTACGGTCTGGGCGCGACAAAGTCGGAAACCATCAAGCAGGTGATCCTGCCCGCGGCACTTCCGGGAATTGTCGGCGCCTTCCTTCTCGCTGCCAGCCGTGCCATCGGTGAAACCATGATCGTCGTCATGGGGGCAGGCGCCTCGGCCCGCCTCGATCTCAATCCCTTCGAGGCCATGACCACGATCACCGTCAAGATCGTCAGCCAGCTCACCGGCGATACCGAATTTGCAAGCCCGGAAACGCTGGTCGCCTTTGCGCTCGGCCTGACCCTGTTTGTCTTCACCCTCTGCCTGAACATTCTGGCGCTGTACATCGTGCGCACATACCGGGAGCAGTACGAATGA
- the pstA gene encoding phosphate ABC transporter permease PstA: MTEVTANTQAALRGGKGGSLLEVGARTRKRHRTERRFRLMGLAAVVFGLLALVGLMTSILSNGLSSFRQTYVTMDVYLDPAKLDKKGNLDPADLQKITTFTIQPLIQASLKTMMDERGIAVEGVDAKEAFALISKEAPAQLRHFVLADPTQIGKTVSFNMLASGRIDGYYKGRVSMESAALDRNISPAQLQLADELKQAGILESRFNWSFFTAPDASDTRPEAAGLGVAILGSAYMMLIVLVLALPIGVAASIYLEEFAPQNRWTDLIEVNIANLAAVPSIVFGILGLAIFINFVGLPQSAPIVGGLVLTLMTLPTIIIATRAALKAVPPSINDAALGIGASKMQAIFHHVLPLAAPGILTGTILGLAQALGETAPLLLIGMVAFVREYPGAPPEGFFDPASALPVQVYNWTQRGDPAFVERASGAIIVLLVFLLIMNAIAILLRRRFERRW, encoded by the coding sequence ATGACCGAAGTCACAGCCAATACGCAGGCGGCACTCCGCGGCGGCAAAGGCGGATCGCTGCTCGAAGTCGGGGCGCGGACCCGCAAACGCCACCGCACGGAACGCCGTTTCCGGCTGATGGGTCTGGCGGCTGTCGTGTTCGGCCTGCTGGCGCTGGTCGGCCTGATGACGTCGATCCTCTCGAACGGCCTGTCGTCGTTCCGCCAGACCTATGTGACCATGGATGTCTATCTCGACCCGGCCAAGCTCGACAAGAAGGGCAATCTTGATCCGGCGGATCTGCAGAAGATTACCACATTCACCATCCAGCCGCTGATCCAGGCATCGCTCAAGACGATGATGGACGAGCGCGGCATTGCGGTGGAAGGGGTTGATGCCAAAGAAGCCTTCGCGCTGATTTCCAAGGAGGCGCCTGCACAATTGCGCCATTTCGTTCTGGCTGACCCGACGCAGATCGGCAAGACGGTGTCCTTCAACATGCTCGCGTCAGGCCGCATCGATGGCTACTACAAGGGCCGCGTAAGCATGGAATCGGCGGCGCTTGACCGCAATATCTCGCCCGCGCAACTGCAGCTGGCCGACGAGCTCAAACAGGCCGGCATTCTGGAATCGCGCTTCAACTGGTCTTTCTTCACCGCACCCGATGCCTCCGACACGCGGCCGGAAGCAGCCGGTCTGGGCGTTGCCATTCTCGGCTCGGCCTATATGATGCTGATCGTGCTGGTGCTGGCATTGCCGATCGGCGTCGCCGCCTCGATCTATCTTGAGGAATTCGCGCCTCAAAACCGCTGGACCGACCTGATCGAGGTCAATATTGCCAATCTGGCTGCGGTTCCCTCCATTGTCTTCGGCATTCTCGGCCTGGCGATCTTCATCAATTTTGTCGGCCTGCCACAGTCCGCACCGATTGTTGGCGGTCTTGTGCTGACGCTGATGACGCTGCCGACCATCATCATCGCCACCCGCGCCGCGCTCAAGGCGGTGCCGCCCTCGATCAACGATGCCGCGCTTGGCATCGGCGCATCGAAAATGCAGGCAATCTTTCACCACGTCCTGCCGCTCGCAGCACCTGGCATTCTCACCGGCACGATCCTCGGGCTTGCTCAGGCGCTGGGTGAAACAGCACCTCTGCTCTTGATCGGCATGGTGGCCTTCGTGCGCGAATATCCAGGCGCGCCGCCGGAAGGCTTCTTTGATCCCGCATCGGCGCTTCCGGTCCAGGTCTACAACTGGACCCAGCGCGGCGATCCGGCCTTTGTCGAGCGGGCATCGGGCGCCATCATTGTGCTGCTGGTGTTTCTCCTGATCATGAACGCCATAGCCATTCTGCTGCGCCGCCGCTTTGAACGCCGCTGGTAG
- the pstB gene encoding phosphate ABC transporter ATP-binding protein PstB — MNIMSEAATERAVTAAVDQFEIKMRGTDVCVYYGEKQALFDVNLEVRKNSVTALIGPSGCGKSTFLRCLNRMNDTIDICRITGEITFDGENIYAPMIDVVELRARVGMVFQKPNPFPKSIYENVVYGPRIHGQVTTRAEMDEIVERSLIKAGLFNEVKDRLHEPGTGLSGGQQQRLCIARAIAVSPEVILMDEPCSALDPIATAKVEELIDELRENYTIVIVTHSMQQAARVSQRTAMFHLGKLVEEGPTDKMFTNPDTKLTQDYITGRFG, encoded by the coding sequence ATGAACATCATGTCGGAAGCGGCTACGGAAAGAGCGGTCACCGCAGCGGTTGACCAGTTCGAGATCAAGATGCGCGGCACCGATGTCTGCGTCTACTACGGTGAGAAACAGGCGCTGTTCGACGTCAATCTCGAGGTCCGCAAGAACAGCGTGACCGCGCTGATCGGCCCGTCGGGCTGCGGCAAGTCGACATTCCTGCGCTGCCTCAACCGGATGAACGACACCATCGACATCTGCCGCATCACCGGCGAGATCACATTCGATGGCGAGAACATCTATGCCCCGATGATCGATGTCGTCGAACTGCGCGCCCGCGTCGGCATGGTGTTTCAAAAGCCCAATCCGTTCCCCAAATCGATCTATGAAAATGTCGTCTATGGTCCGCGCATTCATGGCCAGGTCACCACCCGCGCCGAGATGGACGAGATCGTCGAGCGCAGCCTGATCAAGGCCGGCCTGTTCAACGAGGTCAAGGACCGCCTGCATGAGCCGGGAACCGGCCTGTCGGGCGGCCAGCAGCAGCGGCTTTGCATCGCCCGCGCCATCGCCGTCAGCCCCGAAGTGATCCTGATGGACGAGCCCTGCTCGGCGCTCGACCCGATCGCCACGGCCAAGGTCGAGGAGCTGATCGATGAATTGCGCGAAAACTACACCATCGTCATCGTCACCCATTCCATGCAGCAGGCAGCCCGTGTGTCGCAACGCACGGCCATGTTCCACCTCGGCAAACTTGTCGAGGAAGGCCCGACCGACAAGATGTTCACCAATCCGGACACCAAGCTGACCCAGGATTACATCACCGGCCGCTTCGGCTAA
- the phoU gene encoding phosphate signaling complex protein PhoU — translation MPEAHTVTAYDDELRFLVRRLSEMGGIAERMVADAVAALVNADTASAQRVISEDLLLDEGEREIYDKAVLIIAKRQPMASDLREIIGSIRIASDLERVGDLGKNIAKRVIAVHTMAQPRKLVRGLEHLAELALTQLKEVLDAFATRSPELAHSIRERDEEIDAIYTSLFRELLTYMMEDPRNITACTHLLFCAKNIERIGDHATNIAETVYYVATGEQLSADRPKDDDTASMIAPGPGAS, via the coding sequence ATGCCCGAAGCTCACACCGTCACAGCCTATGATGACGAACTCCGCTTCCTTGTGCGCCGCTTGTCGGAAATGGGCGGCATCGCCGAGCGCATGGTCGCAGACGCAGTCGCGGCGCTGGTCAATGCCGACACGGCGTCGGCGCAACGGGTCATCTCCGAAGACCTGCTGCTGGATGAGGGGGAGCGCGAGATCTACGACAAGGCAGTCCTGATCATCGCCAAGCGCCAGCCGATGGCGTCGGATCTGCGCGAAATCATCGGCTCGATCCGCATCGCCTCCGATCTCGAGCGCGTCGGCGATCTCGGCAAGAACATCGCCAAGCGGGTGATCGCGGTCCACACCATGGCGCAGCCGCGCAAGCTGGTGCGCGGGCTCGAGCACCTGGCCGAACTGGCGCTGACCCAGCTCAAGGAAGTGCTTGATGCCTTTGCCACCCGCTCGCCGGAACTTGCGCACAGCATCCGCGAGCGTGACGAGGAAATCGACGCCATCTACACTTCGCTGTTTCGCGAATTGCTGACCTACATGATGGAAGATCCGCGCAACATCACCGCCTGCACCCATCTGCTGTTCTGCGCCAAGAACATCGAGCGGATCGGCGATCACGCCACCAACATTGCCGAAACGGTCTATTATGTTGCCACCGGCGAGCAGCTGTCCGCTGACCGTCCCAAGGACGATGACACCGCCAGCATGATCGCGCCCGGTCCGGGCGCGTCGTGA
- the phoB gene encoding phosphate regulon transcriptional regulator PhoB encodes MSPRITVVEDEEALSVLLRYNLESEGYEVDTVLRGDEAEIRLQERVPDLLILDWMLPGISGIELCRRLRARPETERLPIIMLTARGEESERVRGLATGADDFVVKPFSTPELLARVRAMLRRARPESISTQLKVGDIELDRETHRVRRRGRDVKLGPTEFKLLEYLMSSPGRVYSRAQLLDGVWGHDVYVDERTVDVHVGRLRKAVNLSGMRDTIRTVRGAGYSIEA; translated from the coding sequence ATGAGCCCACGCATTACCGTTGTCGAGGACGAGGAAGCACTCTCGGTGCTGCTTCGCTACAATCTGGAATCCGAAGGGTATGAGGTTGATACCGTCTTGCGCGGTGACGAAGCTGAAATCCGGCTGCAGGAACGGGTGCCGGATCTCCTGATCCTGGACTGGATGCTGCCGGGGATTTCCGGCATCGAACTGTGCCGGCGTTTGCGCGCCCGGCCTGAAACCGAACGCCTGCCGATCATCATGCTGACCGCCCGCGGCGAGGAAAGCGAACGGGTCCGCGGACTTGCAACCGGCGCCGACGATTTCGTCGTCAAGCCGTTCTCCACCCCCGAATTGCTGGCCCGGGTCCGGGCCATGCTGCGCCGGGCGCGGCCCGAAAGCATCTCGACGCAGCTCAAGGTCGGTGACATCGAGCTGGACCGCGAAACCCACCGGGTGCGCCGTCGCGGCCGTGACGTCAAGCTGGGGCCGACCGAGTTCAAGCTTCTGGAATATCTGATGAGCTCGCCGGGCCGGGTCTATTCGCGGGCGCAACTGCTCGATGGCGTCTGGGGCCATGATGTCTATGTCGACGAACGCACGGTCGATGTCCATGTCGGCCGGTTGCGCAAGGCGGTCAATCTGTCGGGCATGCGCGACACCATCCGCACCGTGCGCGGCGCCGGCTATTCGATCGAGGCCTGA
- a CDS encoding GcrA family cell cycle regulator has protein sequence MNWTDERVERLKKLWADGLSASQIAAQLGGVSRNAVIGKVHRLNLPGRAKSGGQSAVRTKRTTAAPRAPNYAGRTATQTTRTVSRSSGGAALKEELDVVAVEDVDTRPIDDVVVPISRRLTLIELSERTCKWPLGDPLQDGFHFCGNDSGEASPYCGYHAKLAFQPSSERKRAR, from the coding sequence ATGAACTGGACTGATGAACGGGTTGAGAGACTCAAGAAACTCTGGGCAGACGGGCTGAGCGCCAGTCAGATCGCGGCACAGCTTGGCGGCGTCAGCCGCAATGCGGTGATCGGCAAGGTGCACCGCCTCAACCTTCCCGGCCGGGCCAAAAGCGGTGGTCAGTCGGCAGTGCGCACCAAGCGCACAACCGCAGCACCGCGCGCACCGAATTACGCCGGACGCACGGCCACACAGACAACCCGCACCGTCAGCCGCTCAAGCGGTGGCGCGGCCCTGAAGGAAGAGCTTGACGTCGTCGCCGTGGAAGATGTCGACACACGGCCGATCGACGATGTCGTGGTGCCGATCTCGCGTCGCCTGACGCTGATCGAACTTTCCGAGCGGACCTGCAAATGGCCGCTCGGCGATCCGTTGCAGGACGGCTTTCACTTTTGCGGCAATGATTCCGGTGAAGCGTCGCCCTATTGCGGCTACCACGCCAAGCTGGCGTTCCAGCCTTCCAGCGAGCGCAAGCGCGCCCGCTGA
- a CDS encoding aspartate aminotransferase family protein — protein sequence MADVKPLYDTYNRVPLVFERGHGVWLETDTGERYLDFAAGIAVNSLGHTHPHLVEALKAQADKLWHLSNVHEIPGQTRMAERLTRVTFADKVFFTNSGAEALECAIKTARRHFYVNGQPERYRIITMEGAFHGRTLATIAAGGQAKYLEGFGPKVEGFDQVPFDDLDAVKAAVTEHTAAILVEPVQGEGGVRPLSSETLRALRELCDEQGILLVLDEVQSGVGRTGKLFAHEWAGIEPDIMAIAKGIGGGFPFGACLATAEAADGMTFGTHGTTYGGNPLAMAVGNAVLDVILDEGFLPHVNDIALLLRQGLASLKDRYPDLIKDVRGTGLLLGIQCAKSNADLVMAMRNENLLGVPAGDNVVRLLPPLIVTAEEAREALSRIEAALDMLSHKSP from the coding sequence ATGGCTGATGTCAAGCCGCTTTATGATACGTACAACCGGGTTCCGCTGGTGTTCGAACGCGGGCATGGCGTCTGGCTGGAGACAGATACCGGTGAGCGCTATCTCGATTTTGCCGCAGGCATCGCCGTCAATTCGCTCGGCCATACTCACCCGCATCTTGTCGAAGCGCTGAAGGCGCAGGCCGACAAGCTGTGGCATCTCTCCAATGTCCACGAAATTCCTGGCCAGACCCGCATGGCCGAACGGCTCACCCGGGTGACCTTCGCCGACAAGGTGTTCTTCACCAATTCAGGCGCGGAAGCACTCGAATGCGCCATCAAGACCGCGCGCCGACATTTCTATGTCAACGGCCAGCCGGAGCGCTACCGCATCATCACCATGGAAGGCGCGTTTCATGGTCGCACACTGGCAACCATCGCCGCCGGCGGCCAGGCCAAGTATCTTGAGGGCTTCGGCCCGAAGGTCGAGGGTTTCGATCAGGTGCCGTTTGATGATCTCGACGCCGTCAAGGCGGCCGTCACCGAACACACCGCAGCCATTCTTGTCGAGCCGGTGCAGGGCGAGGGCGGTGTCCGCCCGCTGTCGAGCGAGACCCTGCGGGCGCTGCGCGAGCTCTGCGACGAACAGGGGATCCTGCTGGTTCTGGACGAGGTCCAGTCCGGTGTCGGACGCACCGGCAAGCTGTTCGCCCATGAATGGGCCGGGATCGAGCCCGACATCATGGCGATTGCCAAGGGCATCGGCGGCGGTTTCCCGTTCGGCGCCTGCCTGGCCACCGCCGAGGCCGCCGACGGCATGACCTTTGGCACCCATGGCACCACCTATGGCGGCAATCCGCTCGCCATGGCGGTCGGCAACGCCGTGCTCGATGTCATCCTCGACGAGGGTTTTCTCCCGCATGTCAACGACATTGCGCTGCTGTTGCGGCAGGGACTGGCCTCGCTCAAGGACCGCTATCCGGATCTGATCAAGGACGTGCGCGGAACAGGCCTGCTGCTCGGCATCCAGTGCGCCAAATCCAATGCCGATCTGGTGATGGCCATGCGCAACGAAAACCTGCTCGGCGTGCCCGCCGGCGACAATGTCGTCCGCTTGCTGCCGCCCCTGATCGTGACCGCCGAAGAGGCCCGAGAAGCCCTTTCCAGAATAGAGGCGGCGCTCGACATGCTGTCTCACAAATCCCCTTAA
- the argF gene encoding ornithine carbamoyltransferase produces MTQTKSDGTRHFLDLSAVSAADLRAMLDAARAAKADAESDRPLAGKMLAMIFEKPSTRTRVSFDVGMRQLGGETLFLSGTEMQLGRAETIADTAKVLSRYVDMIMIRTLDHSRMLELAEHATVPVINALTDDTHPCQIMADILTFEEHRGPVKGKTLAWTGDGNNVLHSLIEGAGQFGYRMQIATPAGSEPDARYVDYARKLGAEIDLSADPERAIKGADCVITDTWVSMNQEHKARGHNVFLPYQVNESLMAKANPDALFMHCLPAHRGEEVTDGVMDGPQSVVFDEAENRLHAQKAVMRWCMGVL; encoded by the coding sequence ATGACGCAGACCAAATCCGACGGAACCCGCCACTTTCTTGACCTCTCCGCTGTCAGCGCGGCCGATCTGCGCGCCATGCTTGATGCGGCGCGCGCCGCCAAGGCAGACGCTGAGAGCGATCGCCCGCTCGCCGGCAAGATGCTGGCGATGATCTTCGAAAAGCCCTCGACCCGCACCCGGGTGTCGTTCGATGTCGGCATGCGCCAGCTCGGCGGCGAGACCCTGTTTCTCTCGGGCACAGAGATGCAGCTGGGCCGCGCCGAGACCATTGCCGACACCGCCAAGGTGCTGTCGCGCTATGTCGACATGATCATGATCCGCACGCTTGACCATTCGCGCATGCTGGAACTGGCCGAGCACGCCACCGTACCGGTGATCAACGCGCTGACCGATGACACCCATCCCTGCCAGATCATGGCCGATATTCTCACCTTCGAGGAGCATCGCGGCCCGGTGAAAGGCAAGACCCTGGCCTGGACCGGTGACGGCAACAATGTGCTTCATTCGCTGATCGAGGGCGCCGGCCAGTTCGGCTACCGGATGCAGATTGCCACACCGGCAGGTTCCGAGCCCGATGCACGATATGTCGACTATGCCCGCAAGCTCGGTGCCGAGATCGACCTTAGCGCCGATCCGGAGCGTGCCATCAAGGGCGCCGACTGCGTCATCACCGACACCTGGGTGTCGATGAACCAGGAACACAAGGCCCGCGGCCACAATGTCTTCCTGCCCTATCAGGTCAATGAGAGCCTGATGGCGAAAGCCAATCCGGACGCTTTGTTCATGCATTGCCTGCCGGCCCATCGTGGCGAGGAGGTCACCGACGGGGTGATGGATGGACCGCAATCGGTGGTGTTTGACGAAGCCGAAAACCGGCTTCATGCGCAAAAGGCGGTGATGCGCTGGTGCATGGGCGTCCTTTAG
- a CDS encoding Hsp33 family molecular chaperone, with amino-acid sequence METDIQTLGEPGFAGDDSVLPFDVDGLDVRGRTVQLGPMIDAILARHSYPEPVARLLAEAIALTVLLGTSLKFEGKLIVQTKGDGPVDLLVADFTTPGNLRAYARFDEERLAAAQAAGMTSPAELLGTGVLAFTIDQGEYMQRYQGIVEMKGETLEAMAETYFRQSEQIPTLVRLAVGELFDRDSDGNPRQSWRAGGIVVQFLPQSPERMRQPDLPGGDAPEGIEEPFHNDDDGWAEAKALVGTVQPGELTDPEVGAERLLYRLFHERGAKVYPPVKVFDRCSCSRERLGEVLSGFSAEEISDSVEDGEITVQCEFCSTAYKFDPAEFGG; translated from the coding sequence ATGGAAACCGATATCCAAACCCTCGGCGAGCCTGGCTTCGCCGGAGACGACAGTGTTCTGCCCTTCGATGTGGACGGTCTGGATGTGCGCGGACGCACCGTGCAGCTTGGACCGATGATCGATGCAATCCTTGCGCGGCATTCCTATCCGGAGCCCGTGGCGCGGCTGCTTGCCGAAGCCATCGCGCTGACGGTGCTGCTCGGGACCTCGCTCAAATTCGAGGGCAAGCTGATTGTCCAGACCAAGGGCGATGGCCCCGTGGATCTTCTCGTGGCGGACTTCACCACGCCGGGAAACCTGCGAGCCTACGCCCGTTTTGACGAAGAGCGCCTTGCCGCAGCCCAGGCCGCGGGGATGACCAGCCCTGCCGAGTTGCTCGGCACCGGGGTGCTCGCCTTCACCATCGACCAGGGCGAGTACATGCAGCGCTATCAGGGCATTGTCGAAATGAAGGGCGAAACGCTGGAAGCCATGGCGGAGACCTATTTCCGCCAGTCCGAGCAGATCCCGACGCTCGTGCGGCTGGCCGTGGGGGAACTGTTTGACCGCGACAGCGACGGCAACCCGCGCCAGAGCTGGCGCGCCGGCGGCATCGTCGTGCAGTTCCTGCCGCAGTCACCCGAGCGGATGCGCCAGCCCGACCTTCCCGGCGGCGATGCGCCCGAGGGCATTGAGGAACCGTTCCACAATGATGATGACGGCTGGGCCGAGGCCAAGGCGCTTGTCGGCACCGTGCAGCCCGGTGAACTGACCGATCCGGAAGTCGGCGCCGAACGCCTGCTCTACCGGCTGTTTCATGAACGCGGCGCCAAGGTCTATCCGCCTGTTAAGGTGTTCGACCGGTGCAGCTGCTCGCGCGAGCGGCTGGGCGAGGTTCTCAGCGGCTTTTCCGCCGAGGAAATCTCCGACAGCGTTGAGGATGGCGAAATCACGGTGCAGTGCGAGTTCTGCTCGACAGCCTACAAGTTCGATCCGGCCGAGTTTGGCGGGTGA
- a CDS encoding efflux RND transporter periplasmic adaptor subunit: MLDRPLSERTETRATLPAGGDAKKAGSARFRFLRPVAQFALMALVLAGGWVVMERMAASRPERTPRAFTPLVYTVDTMPAARADNRPEIRLYGQVDAGRDVELRTAVSGDVVEIHPDLVAGRRVAKGTVLLRVDAFAYEGALLEARTNLASVRAAIAEIDARLAAEREQLEAADAQLELGRADLERALSLADSGALTDKEVDARRLILSQREQASGQRRSNILIAEAQRTQQEANAERLEWKVREAERKLAETALIAPFDGIISEESVETGRSVNANEALVSIYDDTALDVRFTLTNAQYGRMATDADPLIGRKVEVNWSVGGTDYTWPAVIDRIGARVAAERGGVEVFARISQVDNPVKLRPGAFVSLVVPDRIWPQTFRLPETALRNSDHVFIVKDGKLQRRDVRLIAWDGEDAIVDGELEDGDTVLVTRLTEATEGVRVREPSAGSPPVQAAPSPEADTDSGQ; the protein is encoded by the coding sequence ATGCTCGACAGGCCCCTGTCCGAAAGGACAGAGACGCGCGCGACCCTGCCAGCTGGTGGGGATGCGAAGAAAGCCGGGTCAGCCCGTTTCCGGTTCTTGCGGCCTGTGGCGCAATTTGCGCTGATGGCGCTGGTTCTCGCCGGCGGGTGGGTGGTCATGGAGCGCATGGCCGCATCCAGGCCGGAGCGGACGCCGCGCGCGTTCACGCCTCTGGTCTACACCGTCGACACCATGCCCGCCGCGCGCGCTGACAATCGCCCCGAGATCCGGCTTTACGGCCAGGTCGATGCCGGCCGCGATGTCGAACTGCGCACCGCAGTCAGCGGCGACGTGGTCGAGATCCATCCTGATCTGGTCGCCGGCCGCCGCGTCGCCAAGGGCACGGTGTTGCTGCGTGTTGATGCCTTTGCCTATGAAGGCGCCTTGCTCGAAGCCCGCACCAATCTTGCCTCCGTCCGCGCGGCCATCGCCGAGATCGACGCGCGGCTGGCTGCGGAGCGCGAGCAGCTGGAGGCGGCCGACGCGCAGCTGGAGCTGGGCCGCGCCGATCTCGAACGGGCCTTGTCGCTGGCCGATTCCGGCGCCCTGACCGACAAGGAAGTCGATGCGCGGCGGCTTATCCTGTCACAGCGCGAACAGGCTTCTGGCCAGCGCCGCAGCAATATCCTGATCGCCGAGGCGCAGCGCACCCAGCAGGAGGCAAATGCCGAGCGGCTGGAATGGAAAGTCCGCGAAGCGGAGCGCAAGCTGGCGGAAACCGCGCTGATTGCGCCGTTTGACGGCATCATTTCCGAAGAATCCGTCGAGACCGGCCGGTCAGTGAATGCCAACGAGGCCCTGGTTTCGATCTATGATGACACAGCGCTTGATGTGCGGTTTACCCTGACCAATGCCCAATATGGCCGCATGGCGACCGATGCCGACCCGTTGATCGGCCGCAAGGTCGAGGTCAACTGGAGTGTCGGCGGCACCGATTACACCTGGCCGGCCGTGATCGACCGCATCGGTGCGCGGGTTGCGGCCGAGCGCGGCGGCGTCGAGGTGTTTGCCCGCATCTCCCAGGTCGACAATCCCGTCAAACTGCGTCCGGGTGCCTTTGTCTCGCTGGTGGTGCCCGATCGCATCTGGCCGCAAACCTTCCGGCTGCCCGAAACCGCGCTGCGCAATTCCGACCACGTCTTCATCGTCAAGGACGGCAAGCTGCAGCGCCGCGACGTCCGGCTGATTGCCTGGGACGGCGAGGATGCCATTGTCGATGGCGAGCTCGAGGACGGCGACACCGTGCTGGTCACGCGCCTGACCGAGGCCACCGAGGGCGTGCGCGTGCGTGAACCCTCCGCAGGCAGCCCGCCGGTGCAAGCCGCGCCGTCGCCCGAGGCGGACACGGACAGCGGCCAATGA